In Toxoplasma gondii ME49 chromosome VIII, whole genome shotgun sequence, a single genomic region encodes these proteins:
- a CDS encoding hypothetical protein (encoded by transcript TGME49_268320), whose protein sequence is MKLLRFGSHAAVSRRLAGLERMVVKCRAELGLGKQRLLLVNGNTRAKGSALRRRSSDRKIRSSDFLLHTGRAGRGTPGCTDTPEVAAAEASFGEDASGRFPSPVSFSCSRPKLRTAAGGVASWKKNQSWSLSFSCGPECVCTPDTREMSVPPHGLRSISFSAPLHPSSSCQKPAPEPEHGSVVHVRDALSLRCAYTSTPAGGLFPLLSPRLLSRRTCSSRAVPLSRRPREEMVFRVETPRSLSSPGDSVRLRRRPSRQRDTCVPGEAMRCDAKQRNMRFRRNRQRMRARTPCVLHFPAFSGYPEGSCLAVPSLALSSCSLPFLRSPRPSLRATASWSPRPRFVLSSSLLAQPSFSSSCRHITESFFPSLSSALASPSASSSPDGPMRSLLRRDPSPFHHRPLPSSSPLPPSFLSSSLLSPFLPSSSPSLSLSRAFGSVSASPSSESPFSSASVGEEVQERLSVLEAPADRARASAVAAPLLSSPLEAIEAFMSEEVHHLLKARSSPSLPSPLFPSSSSVSAVSLETDHSVFVCRDGDTLDATLRFETASWAVAAVLASRADGRRGQLRNSQSFFWIHFACHVEAGLLPLTRILLFSSRKPHSLHPRVPAASVAISSPGAWEGPPQKLYSGAATSLPTGVGRPGATKSGGRQDALRALSAEGEGEEAILESAALHVDSPRQEGMEGALKHDSDVDEVWEEVCFRLAVLGRLLGLCRGRENGRTTASLQSASSSLLAPTSSDAAGAASLFPDVSGVRESLQRDQRSAAKRAVLSRLLSEVDYLYITHLPLFASRVNPLFRRVCESLRVLSAAHETSQEAAKGGRKEPSTSEMRQTLQPVSVDNVVAPSREETLRLQSAGHRAVEALEVVRLLSFLVRCLRSLPHKSGGGSPTPHRRAEAEPRGESHGALFRAPRLISFLRRHIAGVARVALVGCLPPASRSAAACLSLLDKRGQAGAQATETQAFSGHSEVERHEASSSESGDLLLGVRSETGGATRASGERQAEERRLDEDPAVAVNVRAEGSFQRSSSTRETATRSSATALRGLETEATETKEKREEKREEKREEKREEEGDEMKQTKDEGKLEAEDETPDRREKEVGAASFVSACEQMVREERLSLAIRKAWGRRRFACITLQDSTNNLSSAMDLCRQDARVCLQHCEKLLWCLERLREAEARAPELQAETGGFPLDRELPADLLQVLADLLDCKLDKQRDRDRRWSLAARRRAEEPPPAPAALPLGTGAVETPAGEGGDTCPLETRVKALGRRRRRRLVRPERTVGPDAQNGDTSSPRAPEALNAAGREAERIEVAAGASESQESSSGGEAPTAPLDGASCEGSSESVRVTEGALEIDDIEEEEESFLLLHNMLDRQNPYAFPRLLASASDVGDELWSISAVALEEREKQHQFAEEGALFPFYPARVAGPSSLESNQCGAGEADVLAPAPPFAFLVDKRARFRELEKEQKRIAQLLAGAQGGASSSLSGGCAPRVADSHEWWVVGGNVRPVPRSFEAPGAATGGVDAGAALGAEPSREPFALPGSRVGNSGDSETRRLAKKQPHVDVFRAARLAELEQATKDALRALVVSCCFPPSHRPTARAFETTLLAAIGAQGASRAPDTLLGQPVWEEGLSGVWPQLHGLAGLLKTWQDSGPVFFTAVSVSTPCGAVADTPGAPRGDTADEGPMWGDALCMVEGSRGSRCDTRGAEGGWSRVRGSASSQKDVKWFVSANTCTTSQPQEKVPETFLISRQREGGIPLSVYSVERRYWGVGDRRDSSEWQVSELLVLLRKLQRAASKLTGALERQTVRARLLLPQVVASREAESLLLTVVQGLAAALGEETCPRLDTLSVSQVASTSGSDDLRLVQDQALVPEETARLEKEAALDSWEPRHSRAMLLHATTGAVYGSLSRGWQWLVVQRLGKRVIPRGSPDIETRQQNKETKAGLLSIQHLRGSPPPSVVSPGVSPLALLVPPRPRRVDSKGPLSAALLPTASGAPVLLEPHPQFLRELGRRPKPAQGRMEGWLTERRKLQDKDEGLWLRRIDKLHSLLTMTLKAPRGTGGVSENVR, encoded by the exons ATGAAGCTCCTCCGTTTCGGGTCCCACGCCGCCGTTTCGCGGCGGCTGGCGGGACTGGAAAGGATGGTCGTGAAATGCAGAGCAGAACTTGGACTTGGCAAACAAAGACTCTTGCTTGTCAACGGCAATACGCGAGCGAAAGGCTCAGCTCTTCGGCGGCGATCGAGCGATAGGAAAATCCGTTCCAGCGACTTTTTGCTTCACACCGGCCGTGCAGGTCGCGGTACGcccgggtgtacagacaccccggAGGTGGCGGCCGCCGAAGCCTCTTTCGGCGAGGATGCATCGGggcgttttccttcgccaGTGAGTTTTTCATGCTCGCGACCTAAGCTGCGAACTGCCGCGGGTGGGGTGGCGTCTTGGAAGAAAAATCAGAGTTGGagcctctccttttcttgcgGTCCAGaatgtgtatgtacacccgacaCACGGGAGATGTCCGTGCCTCCTCACGGCCTTCGTTCTATATCATTTTCGGCTCCTCTTCATCCTTCAAGCAGCTGTCAGAAGCCCGCTCCAGAGCCGGAGCACGGTTCCGTGGTCCACGTACGCGacgcgctgtctctgcggtgTGCCTACACCTCGACGCCTGCCGGGGGCCTGTTCCCTCTCTTGAgtccgcgcctcctctctcgaaGGACCTGCTCTTCCAGAGCGGTGCCTCTTTCCAGGAGACCTCGAGAAGAGATGGTGTTTCGCGTGGAAacgcctcgttctctgtcttctcctggAGACTCTGTCCGGCTCCGGAGAAGGCCatcaagacagagagacacttgCGTCCCGGGAGAGGCGATGCGTTGTGACGCTAAACAAAGGAACATGCGTTTTCGTAGAAATAGACAACGCATGCGAGCTAGGACTCCATGCGTCTTGCACTTCCCGGCATTCTCTGGGTACCCAGAGGGCAGCTGTCTCGCTGTCCCCTCCTTAGCTTTgtcgtcttgttctctcccgttcCTCCGCTCTCCGCGTCCGTCGCTTCGCGCCACTGCCTCATGGTCCCCTCGGCCGCGTTTCGTTCTATCCTCTTCTTTACTGGCGcagccttctttctcttcttcttgtcgtcACATCACTGAGTCTTTCTTTCCATCTTTGtcgtctgctctcgcctccccttctgcttcttcctcccctgaCGGTCCTATGaggtctcttctccgtcgtgaCCCTTCTCCCTTTCACCATCGTCcccttccttcgtcttctcccctccctccttctttcctttcttcttctctcctgtctccttttcttccttcttcatctccgtctctgtctctgtctcgcgcattcggttctgtctctgcctccccgTCGTCCgagtctcccttctcttctgcgagtGTCGGCGAGGAGGTGCAAGAGCGCCTGAGCGTCCTGGAGGCCCCCGCCGAccgcgcgcgcgcctcggCAGTGGcggcgccgcttctctcgtctcctctggaaGCCATTGAAGCCTTCATGAGCGAGGAAGTTCACCACCTTCTTAAGGctcgctcttccccttcattgccttctcctttgtttccttcttcctcttctgtctcggcaGTGTCTCTGGAGACCGACCAcagcgtcttcgtctgtcgaGACGGCGATACGCTGGACGCGACTTTGCGCTTCGAGACTGCCTCTTGGGCCGTTGCAGCTGTTCTCGCTTCGCGGGCAGATGGACGTCGAGGCCAGCTCCGGAACTCTCAGTCTTTTTTCTGGATCCACTTTGCGTGTCACGTGGAGGCTGGCCTGTTGCCTCTCACTCggattcttctcttctcttcccgcaAACCCCACAGTCTCCACCCGCGTGTTCCAGCCGCCTCCGTAGCTATCTCCTCGCCAGGCGCCTGGGAAGGGCCTCCTCAGAAACTGTATTCTGGAGCGGCTACTAGTCTTCCCACCGGGGTGGGGAGACCGGgggcgacgaagagcggcGGCCGCCAGGATGCTTTGCGCGCTCTCTCGGCGGAgggagagggcgaggaggcgaTTCTGGAGAGCGCAGCTTTGCACGTAGATTCTCCTCGACAAGAGGGAATGGAAGGCGCTCTCAAACATGACTCGGATGTCGACGAGGTTTGGGAGGAAGTCTGTTTCCGACTGGCCGTCCTGGGGCGTCTCTTGGGGTTGTGTCGAGGCCGAGAGAACGGCAGAACCactgcgtctctgcagtccgcctcctcctctctcctggccCCCACATCTTCAGACGCTGCTGGTGCGGCGTCGCTGTTCCCCGACGTCTCTGGGGTCCGAGAGTCCCTCCAGAGAGACCAGCGTTCTGCGGCGAAGCGCGCTGtgctttcgcgtctcctgaGCGAAGTCGACTACCTGTACATCACACATCTCCCGCTCTTTGCTAGTCGTGTGAACCCCCTTTTTCGCCGCGTCTGCGAGTCCCTGCGCGTCCTCAGCGCGGCACACGAAACCTCCCAAGAAGCGGCTAAAGGCGGACGCAAAGAACCATCCACGTCGGAGATGAGACAAACACTTCAGCCCGTTTCTGTCGACAACGTTGTTGCTCCGAGTCGCGAAGAGACGCTTCGCCTTCAGAGTGCAGGGCATCGGGCAGTCGAGGCACTCGAAGTcgttcggcttctctcttttcttgtgcgctgtctccgctcccTCCCCCACAAAAGCGGCGGCGGGTCCCCGACGCCCCACAGAAGAGCGGAGGCGGAGCCGCGGGGCGAGAGCCACGGGGCCCTCTTTCGGGCCCCGCGGCTCATCAGCTTCCTTCGGAGACACATTGCAGGCGTGGCGAGAGTCGCCCTTGTGGGGTGTCTTCCCCCCGCCTCGCGTTCAGCAGCcgcctgcctctcgctcttggACAAGAGGGGCCAAGCCGGAGctcaggcgacggagacacaggccTTTTCGGGGCACTCTGAGGTCGAGCGACACGAGGCGAGTTCGTCGGAAAGCGGGGATTTGCTGCTTGGGGTAAGGAGCGAGACTGGCGGGGCGACGCGTGCAAGCGGGGAGCGTCAAGCGGAGGAGCGACGCCTTGACGAGGACCCGGCCGTGGCAGTGAACGTCCGAGCTGAAGGCTCTTTTCAGAGGTCTTCTTCAACGCGGGAGACAGCAACACGGTCGTCGGCAACGGCGCTTCGTGGGCTAGAAACCGAagcaacagagacaaaagagaagagagaagagaagagagaagagaagagagaagagaagagagaagaagagggagacgagatgaaacagacgaaagacgAGGGGAAACTGGAAGCGGAGGACGAAACGCCAgacaggagggagaaggaggtgGGAGCCGCTTCATTTGTGTCAGCTTGTGAACAGATggtgagagaggaacgacTTTCTCTCGCAATTCGAAAGGCatggggaagaaggcgatttgcatgcatcacCCTGCAAGACTCGACGAACAATCTGAGCAGCGCGATGGATCTCTGCAGACAGGATGCGCGCGTTTGCCTCCAACACTGCGAGAAGCTTCTATGGTGTCTGGAGCGCCTCCGGGAGGCCGAGGCGCGCGCGCCCGAGTTGCAAGCAGAGACGGGCGGTTTTCCTCTGGACCGCGAACTGCCTGCGGATCTCCTGCAGGTCCTTGCAGATCTCCTCGACTGCAAACTGGACAAACAGCGCGACCGCGACCGACGCTGGTCTCTCGCCGCCCGACGCCGAGCGGAAGAGCCCCCGCCGGCGCCCGCAGCGCTGCCCCTCGGCACGGGCGCCGTGGAGACACCTGCGGGCGAGggcggagacacctgtcCCCTGGAGACCCGTGTGAAGGCCTTGGGGCGACGACGGCGGAGGCGGCTTGTGAGGCCGGAACGCACGGTAGGACCCGACGCGCAGAATGGAGACACGTCGTCGCCGAGAGCGCCCGAGGCTTTGAATGCAgcgggaagagaagcagagcggaTCGAGGTAGCCGCGGGTGCGTCAGAGTCGCAGGAGTCTTCATCTGGTGGTGAAGCTCCTACTGCACCTCTCGACGGAGCGTCTTGTGAAGGAAGTTCGGAGAGTGTGAGAGTCACTGAGGGAGCTCTCGAGATCGACGACattgaagaagaagaagaatcgtTTCTGTTGCTTCACAACATGCTCGATCGGCAGAATCCGTATGcgtttccgcgtcttctcgccagcGCGAGTGACGTCGGGGACGAGCTTTGGTCTATCTCGGCTGTGGCGCTagaggagcgagaaaagcagcaCCAGTTTGCGGAGGAAGGTGCACTCTTTCCTTTTTACCCCGCGCGCGTGGCAGGTCCCTCGTCACTGGAGAGCAACCAGTGCGGAGCTGGCGAGGCAGATGTGCTTGCACCTGCGCCCcccttcgcgtttctcgtggACAAGCGCGCCCGGTTCCGTGAGctcgagaaggaacagaagcgaATCGCCCAGCTCCTGGCGGGGGCGCAGGGCGGCGCGAGCTCCTCTCTTTCAGGTGGATGCGCACCGCGCGTCGCAGACAGCCACGAGTGGTGGGTGGTTGGCGGAAACGTGCGACCGGTCCCGCGTTCCTTCGAGGCCCCCGGTGCCGCCACGGGTGGGGTGGACGCAGGGGCTGCTCTGGGCGCAGAACCGTCTCGGGAgcctttcgctcttcccgGGTCCCGAGTTGGAAACTCgggcgacagcgagacgagGCGCTTGGCAAAAAAACAGCCGCATGTCGATGTATTCCGCGCTGCGAGATTGGCCGAGTTGGAGCAGGCGACGAAAGACGCGCTCAGGgccctcgtcgtctcctgctgctttccgcCGAGTCACCGGCCGACCGCGAGAGCCTTCGAAACGACGCTGCTGGCGGCGATTGGAGCCCAAGGCGCGTCACGCGCACCAGACACCCTTCTGGGCCAGCCAGTTTGGGAGGAGGGTCTCTCAGGCGTCTGGCCGCAGCTCCACGGCCTCGCAGGCCTGCTGAAAACTTGGCAAGACAGCGGTCCGGTATTCTTTACCGCCGTCAGTGTGAGCACGCCCTGTGGGGCTGTTGCAGACACTCCCGGCGCTCCTCGAGGGGACACCGCGGACGAGGGCCCCATGTGGGGTGACGCCCTTTGCATGGTTGAGGGGTCGAGAGGAAGTCGTTGTGACACGAGGGGTGCCGAGGGTGGCTGGTCACGGGTCAGAGGCAGTGCGAGTTCTCAGAAAGATGTCAAATGGTTTGTGAGCGCTAACACATGCACCACATCACAGCCACAAGAGAAGGTCCCCGAGACGTTTCTGATAAGTCGCCAGCGGGAGGGAGGCATACCGCTGTCTGTATACAGCGTCGAGCGTCGCTACTGGGGGGTCGGAGACCGGAGAGACAGCTCTGAGTGGCAGGTGTCTGAGCTGCTGGTTCTCCTGAgaaagctgcagagagcggCCTCAAAACTGACGGGTGccctcgagagacagacggttCGTGCGAGACTTCTCTTGCCGCAGGTCGTCGCCAGTAGGGAGGCGGAGAGCCTCCTTTTGACCGTCGTCCAGGGGCTCGCCGCCGCGTTGGGCGAAGAGACATGCCCGCGCCTCGATACTCTGAGTGTCTCTCAGGTGGCGTCCACCTCAGGCAGCGACGACCTTCGTTTGGTGCAGGACCAAGCGCTCGttccagaagagacagcgaggctcgagaaagaagcagcacTTGATTCTTGGGAACCAAGACACTCGAGAGCTATgttgctgcatgcgaccACGGGCGCGGTCTACGGCTCGCTGTCGCGCGGCTGGCAGTGGCTCGTTGTGCAGAGACTAGGGAAAAGGGTGATTCCAAGGGGCTCCCCAGACATCGAAACTCGCCAACAAAACAAAGAAA CAAAGGCGGGTCTTCTAAGTATCCAGCATCTGCGAGGCAGTCCACCACCGTCCGTCGTTTCTCCCGGAGTGTCTCCGCTGGCGCTGCTCGTCCCACCTCGTCCCCGCCGCGTCGACAGCAAAGGCCCCCTATCG